In Pseudomonas lalkuanensis, the following are encoded in one genomic region:
- a CDS encoding 5'-nucleotidase, translating to MGKGLGDKLVLAISSRALFDLDESHRVYEAEGIEAYRQYQIEHEDEVLEPGDAYPLVEKLLGLNEQLGQPRVEVILVSRNSADTGLRAFNSIQHYGLGISRAAFVGGRSPEPYLRAFGCHLFLSTHAEDVRRALQSGFASATILSGGPRRAASNELRIAFDGDAVLFSDHSERIYQTGGLEAFQAHERDSAREPLDGGPFKPFLSALNRLQQEFPPDACPIRTALVTARSAPAHERVIRTLREWDIRLDESFFLGGLEKASILETFGADVFFDDQAGHCEKARDVVATGHVPHGVSNESQL from the coding sequence ATGGGCAAGGGATTGGGTGACAAGCTGGTATTGGCGATTTCGTCGCGGGCGCTGTTCGATCTGGACGAAAGTCACCGGGTCTACGAGGCGGAAGGCATAGAAGCCTACCGCCAGTACCAGATCGAGCACGAGGACGAGGTGCTGGAGCCCGGTGATGCCTATCCGCTGGTGGAAAAACTGCTGGGCCTGAACGAACAGCTCGGCCAGCCGCGGGTGGAGGTCATCCTGGTGTCGCGCAACAGCGCCGACACCGGCCTGCGGGCGTTCAATTCCATCCAGCACTATGGCCTTGGCATCTCCCGCGCGGCTTTCGTTGGCGGGCGCAGCCCGGAACCCTATCTGCGTGCGTTCGGTTGCCACCTGTTCCTGTCCACTCACGCCGAAGACGTGCGCCGGGCCCTGCAGAGCGGCTTTGCCTCCGCCACCATTCTTTCCGGCGGTCCGCGCCGGGCGGCGAGCAATGAATTACGCATCGCCTTCGATGGCGATGCGGTGCTCTTTTCCGATCATTCCGAGCGCATCTACCAGACCGGTGGCCTCGAGGCTTTCCAGGCCCACGAGCGCGACTCGGCCCGCGAACCGCTGGATGGCGGCCCCTTCAAACCCTTCCTCTCGGCGCTGAACCGGCTGCAGCAGGAGTTCCCGCCCGATGCCTGCCCGATCCGCACGGCGTTGGTGACCGCGCGCTCGGCGCCGGCCCACGAGCGGGTCATCCGCACCCTGCGCGAGTGGGATATCCGACTGGACGAGTCCTTCTTCCTTGGTGGGCTGGAAAAGGCCTCGATCCTCGAGACTTTCGGTGCGGATGTGTTCTTCGACGATCAGGCCGGGCACTGCGAAAAAGCCCGCGACGTAGTGGCTACCGGGCACGTGCCCCATGGCGTAAGCAACGAATCGCAGTTGTGA
- a CDS encoding 3-deoxy-7-phosphoheptulonate synthase: protein MADLQIDDLNVASNETLITPEQLKREIPLTDEALGTVANGRQVVRNILDGKDHRLFVVVGPCSIHDIKAAHEYADRLKGLAAELSDTLFLVMRVYFEKPRTTVGWKGLINDPYLDDSFKIQDGLHIGRQLLRDLAEKGLPTATEALDPISPQYLQDLISWSAIGARTTESQTHREMASGLSSAVGFKNGTDGSLTVAINALQSVSSPHRFLGINQEGGVSIVTTKGNAYGHVVLRGGNGKPNYDSVSVAICEQELTKAGIRPNIMVDCSHANSNKDPALQPLVMDNVANQILEGNNSIVGLMVESHLGWGNQSIPKDLDQLKYGVSITDACIDWDTTEKALRSMHAKLKDVLPKRQR, encoded by the coding sequence ATGGCTGATTTACAGATCGACGACCTTAACGTTGCCTCCAACGAGACCCTGATCACGCCGGAGCAGTTGAAGCGCGAAATTCCCCTGACCGATGAAGCCCTGGGCACCGTCGCCAACGGCCGCCAGGTGGTCCGCAATATCCTCGATGGCAAGGACCATCGCCTGTTCGTGGTCGTGGGCCCCTGCTCCATCCACGACATCAAGGCCGCTCACGAGTACGCCGACCGCCTGAAAGGGCTGGCCGCTGAGCTGTCCGATACCCTCTTCCTGGTGATGCGCGTGTACTTCGAGAAGCCGCGCACCACTGTCGGCTGGAAAGGCCTGATCAACGACCCCTACCTGGATGACTCCTTCAAGATCCAGGACGGCCTGCACATCGGCCGCCAGTTGCTGCGTGACCTGGCCGAGAAAGGCCTGCCCACCGCCACCGAGGCCCTGGACCCGATCTCCCCGCAATACCTGCAGGACCTGATCAGCTGGTCGGCCATCGGCGCCCGCACCACCGAATCCCAGACCCACCGCGAAATGGCTTCCGGCCTGTCTTCCGCGGTCGGCTTCAAGAACGGCACCGACGGTAGCCTGACCGTGGCGATCAACGCCCTGCAGTCAGTCTCCAGCCCGCACCGCTTCCTCGGCATCAACCAGGAAGGTGGCGTGTCCATCGTCACCACCAAGGGCAACGCCTACGGCCACGTGGTGCTGCGCGGTGGCAACGGCAAGCCGAACTACGACTCGGTCAGCGTCGCCATCTGCGAACAAGAGCTGACCAAGGCCGGCATCCGCCCGAACATCATGGTCGACTGCAGCCACGCCAACTCCAACAAGGACCCGGCCCTGCAGCCCCTGGTCATGGACAACGTCGCCAACCAGATCCTGGAAGGCAACAACTCCATCGTCGGCCTGATGGTGGAAAGCCACCTGGGCTGGGGCAACCAGTCGATTCCGAAAGATCTCGACCAGCTCAAGTACGGCGTTTCCATCACCGATGCCTGCATCGACTGGGATACCACCGAGAAAGCACTGCGCAGCATGCACGCCAAGCTCAAGGACGTACTGCCCAAGCGCCAGCGCTGA
- the cysB gene encoding HTH-type transcriptional regulator CysB → MKLQQLRYIWEVAHHDLNVSATAQSLYTSQPGISKQIRLLEDELGVEVFARSGKHLTRVTPAGERIITTAGEILRKVESIKQIAQEFSNEKKGTLSIATTHTQARYALPPVIGNFIKQYPDVSLHMHQGTPMQIAEMAADGTVDFAIATEALELFGDLVMMPCYRWNRCVIVPQGHPLAKLPKLTLEALAEHPIVTYVFGFTGRSKLDEAFSHRGLTPKVVFTAADADVIKTYVRLGLGVGIVAKMAVDAKLDSDLVVLDASELFEASVTKIGFRRGTFLRGFMCDFIEKFAPHLTRDVQAKAVQCHNKAELDDLFHDVELPTY, encoded by the coding sequence ATGAAGCTCCAGCAATTGCGCTACATCTGGGAAGTGGCGCACCACGACCTCAACGTGTCCGCCACTGCGCAAAGTCTCTATACGTCGCAGCCGGGCATCAGCAAGCAGATTCGTTTGCTGGAAGACGAACTGGGCGTCGAAGTCTTCGCCCGCAGCGGCAAGCACCTCACCCGTGTCACCCCCGCCGGCGAGCGCATCATCACCACCGCAGGCGAAATCCTGCGCAAGGTCGAGAGCATCAAGCAGATCGCCCAGGAGTTCTCCAACGAGAAGAAGGGCACCCTGTCCATCGCCACCACCCACACCCAGGCGCGCTATGCGCTGCCACCGGTGATCGGCAATTTCATCAAGCAATACCCCGACGTCTCTCTGCACATGCACCAGGGTACCCCGATGCAGATCGCGGAAATGGCTGCTGACGGCACCGTCGACTTCGCCATCGCGACAGAAGCACTGGAGCTCTTCGGTGATCTGGTGATGATGCCGTGCTATCGCTGGAACCGCTGCGTCATCGTTCCTCAGGGGCACCCGCTGGCCAAGCTGCCCAAGCTGACCCTCGAAGCCCTGGCCGAGCATCCCATCGTCACCTACGTATTCGGTTTCACCGGCCGTTCCAAGCTGGACGAAGCCTTCAGCCACCGTGGCCTGACCCCGAAAGTGGTGTTCACCGCCGCCGATGCCGACGTGATCAAGACGTACGTGCGGCTGGGGCTGGGTGTGGGCATCGTGGCCAAGATGGCGGTGGACGCCAAGCTCGACAGTGACCTGGTGGTACTGGATGCCAGCGAACTGTTCGAAGCCAGCGTGACCAAGATCGGTTTCCGCCGTGGCACCTTCCTGCGCGGATTCATGTGCGACTTCATCGAGAAATTCGCCCCGCACCTGACCCGCGATGTCCAGGCCAAGGCCGTGCAGTGCCACAACAAGGCCGAGCTGGATGACCTGTTCCATGACGTGGAGCTGCCCACCTACTGA
- a CDS encoding thioredoxin family protein encodes MTANSRSLESGIAQDTIVPEVELSDLDADHRLLELPGTSLVIFTSTGCASCRWAREHLPGAGLPVERLCWIDAGNNGGLVQRYEVFHLPALFVVRNGDFHGALHSSLRRDDLIQALDRALARPAEELP; translated from the coding sequence ATGACCGCGAACTCCCGGAGCCTCGAATCCGGCATTGCCCAAGACACTATAGTGCCCGAGGTGGAATTGTCCGACCTGGATGCCGACCACCGTCTGCTCGAGCTTCCCGGCACTTCCCTGGTGATCTTCACGAGCACGGGCTGTGCCAGTTGTCGCTGGGCCCGTGAGCATCTGCCGGGCGCGGGCCTGCCAGTGGAACGATTGTGCTGGATAGATGCCGGCAATAATGGTGGGCTGGTGCAGCGCTATGAGGTATTCCACCTCCCTGCGTTGTTCGTGGTCCGAAATGGCGATTTCCATGGCGCGCTGCATTCCAGCCTGCGGCGCGATGATCTGATTCAAGCCCTGGACCGGGCGCTGGCCCGGCCGGCAGAGGAGCTTCCCTAG
- a CDS encoding PilZ domain-containing protein: MRQFLRHPTEMPVELVPRKGRHLPLQRLHDISLGGVACNSARAFRRGTAIELCIPLLGEQARFSGTVAWCRKETHDYMIGIAFTDEENMFRARMVEQICLIEQYRKQQEDVVGHALVPEEVAQEWIALHAADFAPV, encoded by the coding sequence ATGCGTCAGTTCCTGCGTCACCCCACGGAAATGCCCGTGGAGCTGGTTCCGCGCAAGGGCAGGCACCTGCCCCTGCAGCGGCTGCACGATATCAGCCTGGGAGGGGTGGCGTGCAACTCCGCCCGCGCGTTTCGGCGCGGCACCGCCATAGAACTGTGCATCCCTCTGCTCGGCGAGCAGGCACGCTTCTCAGGAACCGTGGCCTGGTGCCGCAAGGAAACGCACGACTACATGATCGGCATCGCTTTCACCGACGAAGAGAACATGTTCCGCGCACGCATGGTGGAGCAAATCTGCCTGATCGAGCAGTACCGCAAGCAGCAGGAAGATGTCGTCGGCCACGCCCTGGTACCGGAAGAGGTGGCGCAGGAATGGATCGCCCTCCACGCGGCGGACTTCGCCCCGGTCTGA
- a CDS encoding universal stress protein yields MIRSILYATDLGLYAPYVLQHALSLARAYNAQLYVVHAVEPLGLFAESVLQTYLDDDTLKELRAKGLGTVMSSIEQRVLEGFRDEMGEAVQDLDMIRAVRVVQGDPPLVILEEVQKLSVDLLVVGSHSHGTPLETPLGRTAARLVQLSEVPVYLVPMLQHRGRNDF; encoded by the coding sequence ATGATTCGTTCCATTCTCTATGCCACGGACCTCGGTCTCTATGCTCCCTACGTACTGCAACACGCTCTGTCCCTCGCCAGGGCCTACAACGCCCAACTCTATGTAGTGCACGCGGTCGAACCGCTAGGCCTGTTCGCCGAGTCGGTGCTGCAGACCTATCTCGATGACGACACTCTGAAAGAACTGCGTGCCAAGGGGCTGGGCACCGTCATGTCGAGCATCGAGCAAAGGGTGCTGGAGGGCTTTCGCGACGAAATGGGCGAAGCTGTCCAGGACCTCGACATGATTCGCGCCGTACGGGTGGTCCAGGGCGATCCGCCGCTGGTCATCCTCGAAGAAGTGCAAAAGCTTTCGGTGGACCTGCTCGTGGTGGGGAGCCACAGCCACGGGACGCCGCTGGAGACTCCGCTTGGCCGCACCGCGGCGCGCCTTGTGCAGTTATCCGAGGTGCCGGTGTATCTGGTGCCGATGCTCCAGCATCGTGGGCGCAACGACTTCTGA
- a CDS encoding putative 2-dehydropantoate 2-reductase, translated as MNSSKPRIGIIGTGAIGGFYGVMLARAGFDVHFLLRSEYDAVAARGLQLNSVVHGAQALFPAQAYRDVADMPPCDWLLVGAKTTSNAALAPVIAQAAAPGAKVVLLQNGLAVEDELRPLLPETLHLLGGLCYICVHRSAPGVIEHQSLGAVNLGYHSGPAGDDVERQALAEEGSAMFKSAGIDSAAVANLDQARWQKLVWNVPYNGLSVLLNAGTTALMGNADIRELIQAIMQEVVDAATAVGHRIPDNFAAKLLASTDRMPDYLPSMYHDFVQKRPLELGAIYEAALAAAAAAGFEMPRIRALYQALRFIDARNQG; from the coding sequence ATGAATTCAAGCAAACCACGCATCGGCATCATCGGTACCGGTGCCATCGGCGGCTTTTATGGCGTGATGCTGGCCCGTGCCGGCTTCGACGTGCATTTCCTGCTGCGCAGCGAGTACGACGCCGTGGCCGCACGCGGCCTGCAGCTGAACAGCGTGGTGCACGGTGCCCAGGCACTGTTCCCGGCCCAGGCCTACCGCGACGTTGCCGACATGCCGCCCTGCGACTGGCTGCTGGTGGGGGCCAAGACCACCAGCAACGCCGCGCTGGCACCGGTGATTGCCCAGGCCGCGGCACCCGGTGCCAAGGTGGTCCTGCTGCAGAACGGCCTGGCCGTGGAGGATGAGCTGCGTCCGCTGCTGCCCGAGACCCTGCATCTGCTCGGTGGGCTCTGCTACATCTGCGTGCACCGCTCGGCGCCAGGGGTGATCGAGCATCAGTCCCTGGGAGCGGTGAACCTCGGCTATCACTCCGGCCCGGCCGGTGATGACGTGGAGCGGCAAGCGCTGGCGGAGGAGGGCTCGGCCATGTTCAAGTCGGCTGGCATCGATTCGGCCGCAGTCGCCAACCTGGATCAGGCGCGCTGGCAGAAGCTGGTGTGGAACGTGCCTTACAACGGCCTGTCGGTGCTGCTGAATGCCGGCACCACCGCGCTCATGGGGAACGCCGATATCCGCGAGCTGATCCAGGCCATCATGCAGGAAGTGGTGGATGCCGCCACCGCCGTCGGCCATCGCATTCCGGACAACTTCGCCGCCAAGCTGCTGGCTTCCACCGACCGCATGCCCGATTACCTGCCGAGCATGTACCACGACTTCGTGCAGAAGCGCCCGCTGGAGCTCGGTGCCATCTACGAGGCCGCGCTGGCTGCTGCCGCTGCGGCAGGCTTCGAGATGCCGCGCATTCGCGCGCTCTACCAGGCGCTACGCTTCATCGACGCGCGCAACCAGGGCTGA
- a CDS encoding GNAT family N-acetyltransferase: MSEAMSIHHDQAGHQFETTVDGHRAYLAYMDLGKQTLDIYRTFVPNVLRGRGIAAALTESALEYAEDNGYTVIPSCSYVERYIERRQRQSQHSA; the protein is encoded by the coding sequence ATGAGCGAGGCAATGTCCATCCACCATGACCAGGCAGGTCATCAGTTCGAGACCACCGTGGACGGTCATCGTGCATACCTGGCCTATATGGACCTGGGTAAACAGACGCTGGACATCTATCGCACTTTCGTGCCGAACGTCCTGCGTGGTCGCGGGATCGCGGCAGCACTGACTGAGTCCGCCCTGGAATATGCCGAGGACAATGGTTACACCGTGATCCCGTCCTGCTCCTACGTCGAGCGCTACATCGAGCGTCGCCAGCGCCAGTCGCAACATAGCGCCTGA